The Engystomops pustulosus chromosome 7, aEngPut4.maternal, whole genome shotgun sequence DNA window TGCTGTCTTTCACTAGTTCTCACAGTCACACGAGACTGCTCAGAGTCTCCGAAAAGAGCTAAAAGCACACCTGATCAGGGCGGGTCTCCGCAATCTGAACTCTGTCACAATCTATGGGAAAAACCAGTCCCAAACAAACAGTAtcccagacactatgataatccgactatcacaacagaatatctcctactctagcattgcagacatctaagggttactcctTCCCATcacacagcttcagctaacaccacagactgtctgaccatctgtCACTATCCAGTCCCGTCAGTCACTGTACGAGTGGTCCTTTGCCACGTATAGTGAACATACTGTTACATATGAACatttaaggcaaagtacataatatcacacaaggagatgaccttacccagtcctttCAGCCAGTGAGACAGGAGTGACATTCGGGGCAGACAAAAAAATAGACTTACCCGAGcactcattgtcagttctggtcactggccgcctggactcctgcggaggtcacctcgatgatcagatgtccataaaagtatgcccaACCAGAGACGTCAAttaatgttagagatttttatctaggcctTAACCGCCCTTCATGTTGTACAGTGacatcaaattaaatatttcatgactGCCCCGGAGcttgaacataaaaccaagacatgtcagtctcttagtgtatgtaaagatcttctcccttTTAATCACAGCTGCATgtataaaaagacagaaaaatcagcattggtaggcgtgacaaggagataaggtgcttggatgctataggcttagtttaaatgtactacaaccgctctaatacattctacaaaaagttaattaattgtgctcagttctcagggatCTTGTACACAGATAACcggtattgtttatactaatttcctgagaagaaAGAGATAAACTATCTCCAGAATATTgaactaaagatgaaggacagactggcttcacattaaatgtcaaagggaattagctgACAAGTGAGCAAAcacgttacataaaatgaagtttgaactgGACAGTGCTTTGACCCCCAGTGTGACccttggctaatacttaaaatggcggacagtcccttattctgggatttcttaagtcaagatggcgtccaaaaccagtgcaatctccttaacagtCTGGATGTTAAGTTAGGGACTGAGCAAAAGGCGCCACATATTTCACTGCTATAAAAATCGGGAGATATGCCTCAGGATAATTTTGTCGGTGGTAAATGTCAAGAAGTGACGAAGGTTTCTCCATAttgtgtttaaagaggacctgtcggggcatttgggacactaaaccacccactggtccttatggaccagtggtttatggtcccaaattgccctttagTAAGTCTCTCTGTTGGCGTTGTAAATAAagaaacctttatacttacctagagatgggtccaatgagaTGTATCAGACCCATCTCTTGTTCTCCCAGccccttcatagtaattaaatgaaGCTGGAGTTGTATACTCCAGCTTCACTGCTGGACTGTGCAGGCAGCACCAGATCCAGGTaggtattaatatttttttagtaTTACAGCAGGCACCTGAGGACTTTCTAaatggcgatttgggacactaaaccaccggtccataagaACCTGTAGGTGGGttagtgttccaaatcacccTGATAGGCCCCTTTTAAAGTTTACAACTTGTGGGCTGTGTGGCGACTGTATATCACCAAAGGCCGAGTATAGGGTAACTTATAAACCCTTCAGCCAGGCATTTAGCGTCGCCTGTATATAACCGGAGGACACGTAGCAGGATATTTGACAGATCACTCCATATAACGGGCCACTGGGTGTTTGAGGGGAATGTGGGAGGCAGagaataacattatttttatAACTGTATATAACACAAATCTGTAATATATGTCGATTTTCGGCGACTACTTTCACCCGGAAGCGCTAAGATGACACCCGGAAGTGAGCAGATCGTATTATTGTTTTGACCGGAAGCACGTGCTAAGCTGAAGTCGGATGTCACCGGAGCTCAGCCCGAGGCGGTGACAAGTCTGTGAACGGAAGGAAAGGGGGAGAAGAGGGGTGTGTGATGTCTGTGTGACGTGTTGTATAAGTGAAGTGCGTTGTTGTTATGTGACGTGTTGTATATGTGCGTTGTTGTTATGTGACGTGGCGGTGTGCGCGATAATGTACGTAATGTGATTGTTAGATCTGTTTCCTCCCTGTTTCTCTCTTTTTGTGTGATGAACCATATGTGACATCCTTCAGCCTGCGCTCAGCTTTGTTCAGCAGTTACAATTTGTGACATGGAATTGGGTTATGTAAACATGATGTGACATCCTTGAACACGCTTTCACTCCTGTTCCTCATGTGTTGCTCTTTGTATATTTGATGTGGTGAGTTGATGTGCatgttatatttatgtatgtgttttATGTGTATGTGACATGATTATTATGCCCTGTCTACTATTCTTTCACCTCTGTCTCATGTGTTTGTATGTTTGATGTGATTTTTATATTATGTTGTGTACATGACATGCAGTGTATATGCCTGCTGTTGCTTCCTCACATGTCTCAGGAGTTGCTCTttgtatatttgatgtgtatgttttgatatatatataaaaggatTGTAATGGCCCATCTACTGTTTTTACTCCTCTGTCTCAGGTGTTGCCCATTGACATCTGCTCTGCTGGCAAGATAAAAACATGGGCGATGTAGAGAGCCCACCCAGCACAGAGGTCCTCGGGTCATCCCCAGTAGACAGTCCTGTGGAGGAGGTGGATCAGAGCCCCAAAGAGCCTCAGTCAGATGCCCAATCTAAACagggaagtacatggcaggagGACTCTGCAGTTCTGGAATGGATGTTGTGTCGCAAGGAAGATGGAAAGTGGGCAATGGGAGACCTGGATCAAGCCCTTCCACAACCAGTCATGTACCATGGTCAGTGCACACCATGTGAGGTTTGACATACAAGACAacctgcacacaaatgtgtaACATTGTGAGCCGCAAACAAGGTGCCaatgatggaggggggggggattcccTGCTCATACACGGGGCAGTGAAAACCAGAGGCTTGTGGATGAGAAGATTATATGTGTGGCTGTGAGCTAGACACTCCAATAATGGCTAGCATTATATTTGTGTGCACCTTTTTTTAACTGTAATCTTAGAGTTCCTCCATTTTTGGATTCTACTCTTTTTGGAAGGACTTGAACATATCTGcttatttttgtacttttttatatttgtgtGCCTAAGTTTGATTGCCGTGGACTCACCCTGTGCCTTCTCTTACATGTTCAGAGCTCCTTTGGAGAGACTGGCAGGACTTGTCCGATCCTCTTCCCACTGCTGAAAATCAGTTTGACTTTGCTGTCCTGTCCTACAACATACTTTCACAAGACCTGGTAAATGAAAACCAACAGCTCTACCAGCATTGTGAACCCCAAATCCTGCACTGGGACTACCGCTGGCCCAACATCCTCCAAGAGCTGCAGCATTGGGAGGCTGATGTGAGTCAAGATGAGAAACTTGTAGTGGAACTTGTAAGCTGACTCTGTCCCTGTGTGTTTCCATATATCATAACTGATACCTGTAGATAAAAGGTCAGCAATCCCCTTACATGAGTATTGAACACACTGGATAGACTGGACAATTTATAACCATCATAAAATATTTTTGGAGTGTCTTGCTCTGAACCTTTTTCCACATTGCTATGCTTTGATGGTTCTCTTCCCTTCTGCACACTACAGCCTTATTCTTAAATGGTAGTTCTGGGCGTCTTAGACCCctaccacacttgcgagtgtgatgcgctgaactcgcagcgagtgctgcctggattgcccggcccaaacgctgcaagccaggagatccaggcagcacttgctgcgagtgtgatgtgagttcagtgcatcacactcgcaagtgtggaatgggccttatACTGCTGCTGACTCTGAGTCATTTCTTTAGCATCAGTTGAGAGCCTAGAGGTGATGTGGATAGTGCAGGGATTAGGGTGTGTGAACCTCTGATGTTTAATGCTTATGACTCATGCTTCCTCAGATCCTCTGTCTTCAGGAAGTACAAGATGACCATTACCGGGAACAGGTGCAGCCGAGCCTCAACGCATTGGGTAACATGTCTCCCTGGTGTTTTATGTTACATTCAGAAGTGAGATTTTGCTCAGGACTAGGCCTTTGTCAGTCTATGACTACTATTTATCTGTTTGCtcttttaaaaaatcaataaaaagtattctgattaaaaaaaaagtgagatCTTGTCTGAAGAACAATCTTTGTTACCCCCTACAGGGTACAGCTGTCACTACAAGAGAAGGACAGGCAGGAAGACTGATGGTTGCTGCACCTGCTTCAAAACACAACGCTTCACACTGTTGGCTGAAAGTCATATGGAATTTTTTCGTCCTGCAATTGACGTCTTAAACCGTGACAATGTGGGTCTGGTGCTACTCTTGCAGCCAGTTCTCCCTGAGGGGTTACAAGATGCCAGTACCCTATCTCCACTGTGTGTGGCAAACACTCATCTTCTCTACAATCCTCGCAGAGGAGATATTAAACTTGCACAGCTTGCACTTCTTCTGGCGGAGGTGGAGAAATTATCACGGAATCCTGATGGACCTCGCTACCCAATAATATTGTGTGGAGATCTGAACGCAACCCCAGACTCTCCTCTCTACCAGCTTTTGTATAATGGTGTCTTGAACTACAGTGGTCTGCCTGCTTGGAAGGTGTCAGGGCAGGAGCTGTACTGCACCACCCCCAATCCAAGGCTTCTGCCCTCCCCATTGTGGCCGGACTTCCTGGGTATTAATGGCTTCTGTCAGTATATACCTCAACAGACTGCTCAgatcaagggtaagtataaatGGGGTGCCATAAAATACTGGAAGCAGTTGCTGAGATTCTAGATCTGAACACTGGTTATAATTCCAATCTTACAACAAGAGGCCATTGAAAATATGAGAGGGACTATTTCATTCTGCCAGTTTTTGAGTTAAAGTTATGTACAGCCTTCCCTATCCGTTTGGGTGACTAAGCACCGCTTGTTTGCTCTTCCACAGCCTTCTCATTAGTGCAGTTTTATAAACCACCTCTAATTATACATTACTTCAAAGTGAATTGTAACAAATATTGACATTGGTCCTTAGTAAGTCAAACATAGGTGTGCACAGTCCATCAGAGTCTGTTTTCAGACATTCATATGGGGTTCTGAGTATGTAGTCCACATATGATGTTGGAAGAATTCCATGTGTAGCTTTTGCTGGTCATCTGAATGCTGAATAAATCCTAAACATCATGCGTGGCTTAACCAACGCGCTCCCACCACCGAGACCTCCACACTTCTCAAGACACAAACAAATGCCTTTGAAATGACTCTATGACAGATTGGATCCACTTTGAAGGACTGTTTGTATGATGAGATCTGTTTTATATACCAGTATTGTGATATGTAGAATTTTCAGGTTTTATCCCCTCATTAGTAACCAGTTTTTTACTGTTGTAGACAGACAAACCTACACTCGGCAGTGCCTTCTAGAGCTTCGCTACTGCAACTATTCCCTCCAACGACCCCAACACCTGGTGATGTTGAAGGGTGTTACAGACAAGAAGCCAGGTAGGTGGCTGAGGAGGGTTAAAGAAGTTGTACAGTTTCAGCAAATAGATTATATTGTTTCTAGATTGGAATTGTGTTACATTTTTCTGTTATGGTTTATGTATCAGTTGCTTATTTTCTAGTTCTTTCTTTCCAgtcattttttgttttctttcagtCTAGAAAAATCTGGGGATGTCACaagggtgcacctgtgtgaccagaaaCAGATTTTTATTTACTGGAAGTAAACGGTTTCCTATTTATTCGGATATCAACAGAACAATCAGAAATTAATATGGAAAACTGTCTttcatcataaaaacaataatatttattgccTGCAACTGGAGACCTATTAATGTTATGTGTATTCCATACATTTTGTTCATCCTGTTTGTATCTCCTAGATCCAAAGCGCGAGCCGATCCATGACATCCTGGACAATGGAATACCATCATTCAGGTAAGTACTAGAACTCTCACCATTCCTGTGACTATCAGGAAATAGTTTTTAGTGATACAAATTGTATACAGTAGTGTGCAACAAACTCATTTTACAGCCGCTCATCCAATAATACGATGCGGGTTCTCAGTACTAAGTATCTGGCCTTTTGTATAATTTAAGTAAATTAATGAGCactccccttttttttttgcagtgaaaACAATGAATTTTTATAAGTGGTTAGAAATTATGTGTAATGTTTTGACTAAACATATGCTCTTATCAAACGCTTGATTGTGCAAGTTTTGACCCTCCCCGTTGCCCATGATTTGTATTTACATGATGTTTGTATTCTTTTCCTGTTTGTTCATTATCTATGGATCATATACTTGTAATTTATCTCTCCCTATACCTTATGTACACCAATTAATATATTGTTATATCTTTTGTTATATTCTACTcactatttatctatttttttcctTCATCACAGTTTTTGATAAAGGCTTATATTTAGCAGTAATGTCACAGATTTCTGACCATTGATAAAAATCATGTTTTAACTGCAAACATAAAAAAGAGTGCCTATTACTTTACATGCAGTGCGCAACAGTTATCATATCtgctcattcattactatgtatCTTACTGTTATGACCTGGGTATGGGTAATGTTGTATCTATGTGTCTCTCATGTGCCTAAcccttccccctgctctctcaCTTCGGCTTTGAAAactcccaccagagcccctcaggctcattagcacaatttttgattgattttggaaggaaggaggtcatggatcacaaatataagcAGACTACCACAGTCTCACTGCCTGGATCGATTAtcaagtgctcctggtttatcaggtttgatggtagattttctctaaGTCAGGGCTGCCTGTACTGAGTTGTAATGTAGGATACACTTTATAGACAAATTACTGGGACCCAGCTCTTAATCATTGAGTTCAGATGATTCATCATTTCCATTGCCTCAGGTGCGGCCCTTGCGTTTACAATTATTTGTGAAAGAAGTAGTTCTAAAAAATGTGCACACAGAAGCACTGTATTGTAATAGGTTTTCTGCTTTTGGAGCCTATTTTCCCCGTATTTTAGAATGCAATCTGTGCTGAATTGTCAAAATGTTAAACACTAAAATTTAAGGTTTCATCTGCCTTAGCAAACTGTTTTAAAGTTGTCCATGAAACTGCATAAAATTGTGTCAAGAGGTTTATACTAAGGTGGTGTTGAGAAACTGCTACTTGCATGGTAGAGATGTCATACGACTTTTAAAATGTCACATGTTCTAAATTTGGCACACCAAGCGCAATACAGAAATATGACCAATTTCTAAGTTAGTTACTTGCTGCTGGAGCATGTCGCAGCTAccattccaaaaaaaaatttaaaacatgcCCAGGAAAACTTCTAGAATTCTTGTGATAGATTTAGCACTGCTAGATTACTGCACTGTTAGGCAGTATCTTACTCCAGTTTTTTAGACTGTGTTATGAGCTGTTTAGATGCCACATTGCGGCTTATACAGCTTGATTAATGTGGCAAATGCCATGTTAATGTTTGCAGTTGAtatgcacattagattcacttgaAAAATCAGtaagaagagaagttggaaaaattcacaaaaaatgcatAAATTTGGTGCAATGCAGCATATGCGACAACTCCCTTCAATGATGCATTTTCCCCATAGTGcatcctgtagcctcctgacTCAATAACTGCAGTTTGTAACTCCCTCTCATACTTAAAAACAGTGCTCCAGCCAAGATTTCCTAGCCAAGCAGCTTCATGCAGGCCTTGCatcaccaagcacagtgacacaaGTGGTAAAGTGCAATGCAACCACTGGTGCAAATTCACACTTCTCTGTTTGGCAAAGACACTCCAAAGTCCTATAGAAAACCCTCTGAGGAGAGTGGAAGCTGTGTTTGCTGCAAGCAGTTGTATCTTCTCCACATTAATGCCTATGGATTTacaatataatatcatataagcACCTGTAGTATAATGTATAAGTGTCCCAATATATTGTAAATGTGAGAAGAGGGAATCCTAAAATAATTTTCTCTTGCAGCTAAAAGAATTGTAACTCcatctttggatgtgactggggtATACAGGGTGCTGGTACTTGGGACCATATGGAGATCTAGATGTAGCAGTTTGTCCAGTTACTTCTGATTGCCATAGAGCTTGCCGTGTGGCATGAAATAAGGCACAAAGGggatcataaatgtaaccatgtctTTTTATGCAGGTCACCGCCCCTTTTACTCCAGCACAATCTAGACCTGACTTCTGTGTACACCCATTTTCTGCCGGCTAAAGGTCGTTTTGAAGTCACCTCTATGACGCTAGGAACAGGCAGCAACGTGGATTACATCTTCTATTCTGCAAAACCCGTTCCTGTACGTGGCAACAAGCATGGTGAGCGCTAAAATTGGCACATTATCTTACGTGTTTGCTGTATTTGTACACTGTGAGCCTCAAACTGTCCCTGTGTCTTCCAGGTTTGAGATTCTACCAAGACACTCAGCTAAAGCTTCTGGGGCGACTGTGTCTTCTGTCTGAGGAAGATTTGTGGGCAGCACAGGGACTCCCAAACCCCTTTTGCTGTTCTGACCACTTGTGTCTTCTGGCTCGATTCAGCCTCGATCAGTCGACAGGGGGTGAGAAGATGTAGattgcaggatctgctgttccttACTCACAGGACACAGGTTTTATATGGTTCTCTTGCTGGTTTTATGATTGCTGCTGGACTCCTTTTTAAATAGTTAGAGTTAATCTCAGGGGTCTGCTGCACCGTGCGGGAAAGGAACCCTCGGTGATTGCgtgtataaagtgtatataaGAAGCCATTTTAATTTTGAATTCTATGAGCAGGGTGAAAGTGTGCAGACAATGACATTTCAATAAACACCAAAGTGAAAGGACTGGCTGTTCTGCTGCCACGACTCAC harbors:
- the ANGEL1 gene encoding protein angel homolog 1, producing the protein MGDVESPPSTEVLGSSPVDSPVEEVDQSPKEPQSDAQSKQGSTWQEDSAVLEWMLCRKEDGKWAMGDLDQALPQPVMYHELLWRDWQDLSDPLPTAENQFDFAVLSYNILSQDLVNENQQLYQHCEPQILHWDYRWPNILQELQHWEADILCLQEVQDDHYREQVQPSLNALGYSCHYKRRTGRKTDGCCTCFKTQRFTLLAESHMEFFRPAIDVLNRDNVGLVLLLQPVLPEGLQDASTLSPLCVANTHLLYNPRRGDIKLAQLALLLAEVEKLSRNPDGPRYPIILCGDLNATPDSPLYQLLYNGVLNYSGLPAWKVSGQELYCTTPNPRLLPSPLWPDFLGINGFCQYIPQQTAQIKDRQTYTRQCLLELRYCNYSLQRPQHLVMLKGVTDKKPDPKREPIHDILDNGIPSFRSPPLLLQHNLDLTSVYTHFLPAKGRFEVTSMTLGTGSNVDYIFYSAKPVPVRGNKHGLRFYQDTQLKLLGRLCLLSEEDLWAAQGLPNPFCCSDHLCLLARFSLDQSTGGEKM